The Enterobacter asburiae genome window below encodes:
- the efp gene encoding elongation factor P, which yields MATYYSNDFRAGLKIMMDGEPYAVEASEFVKPGKGQAFARVKLRRLLTGTRVEKTFKSTDSAEGADVVDMNLTYLYNDGEFYHFMNNSTFEQLSADEKAVGDSAKWLLDQAECIVTLWNGQPIAVTPPNFVELEIVETDPGLKGDTAGTGGKPAKLSTGAVVKVPLFVQTGEVIKVDTRSGEYVSRVK from the coding sequence ATGGCAACGTACTATAGCAACGATTTTCGTGCTGGTCTTAAAATCATGATGGACGGCGAACCGTACGCGGTTGAAGCCAGCGAATTCGTTAAACCAGGTAAAGGCCAGGCATTCGCACGCGTTAAGCTGCGCCGTCTGCTGACCGGTACCCGTGTTGAGAAAACCTTCAAGTCTACTGACTCCGCTGAAGGCGCTGATGTTGTTGATATGAACCTGACCTATCTGTACAACGACGGTGAGTTCTATCATTTCATGAACAACTCCACTTTCGAACAGCTGTCTGCTGACGAGAAAGCGGTAGGTGATAGCGCTAAATGGCTGCTGGATCAGGCTGAGTGCATCGTGACCCTGTGGAACGGCCAGCCTATCGCTGTGACCCCACCAAACTTCGTTGAACTGGAAATCGTTGAAACCGATCCAGGTCTGAAAGGTGATACCGCAGGTACCGGCGGTAAACCAGCCAAACTGTCTACCGGCGCAGTGGTTAAAGTTCCACTGTTCGTACAGACTGGCGAAGTGATCAAAGTGGATACCCGCTCCGGCGAATACGTGTCCCGCGTGAAGTAA
- a CDS encoding entericidin A/B family lipoprotein, translating into MKRTVKILLLLALSSALLSGCNTTRGMGQDIQDLGHIISHAAS; encoded by the coding sequence ATGAAACGTACCGTTAAAATTCTGCTTCTGTTAGCGCTTTCCAGCGCATTGCTTTCCGGCTGTAACACCACCCGTGGGATGGGACAAGATATCCAGGATCTCGGTCATATCATTTCTCACGCCGCCAGCTAA
- the epmB gene encoding EF-P beta-lysylation protein EpmB, translated as MAHIVTLNTPSREDWLSQLADVITSPDELLRLLDLDQHPELLAGREAKRLFALRVPRAFVARMEKGNPDDPLLKQTLTSQDEFVTAQGYSTDPLEEQNSVVPGLLHKYLNRALLLVKGGCAVNCRYCFRRHFPYAENQGNKRNWQVALDYIAAHPELDEIIFSGGDPLMAKDHELDWLLTQLEAIPHVKRLRIHSRLPIVIPARVTGGLVSRLEQSRLQVLLVNHINHANEIDDDFRAAMARLRKAGVTLLNQSVLLRGVNDSARVLADLSNALFDAGVMPYYLHVLDRVQGAAHFMVTDEEARQIMRELLTLVSGYMVPKLAREIGGEPSKTPLDLQLRQC; from the coding sequence ATGGCGCATATTGTAACCCTAAACACCCCGTCCAGAGAAGATTGGTTATCGCAACTTGCCGATGTAATCACCAGTCCTGATGAATTGCTGCGTCTTTTAGACCTCGATCAGCACCCAGAGTTGCTTGCAGGCCGCGAGGCAAAGCGCCTTTTCGCCCTGCGCGTTCCCCGTGCGTTTGTGGCGCGAATGGAGAAAGGCAACCCCGACGATCCACTTTTAAAACAAACGCTTACTTCGCAGGATGAGTTTGTCACCGCGCAGGGTTATAGCACCGATCCGCTGGAAGAGCAGAACAGCGTGGTGCCGGGTTTACTGCACAAGTATCTCAACCGCGCCCTGCTGCTGGTAAAAGGCGGCTGTGCGGTAAATTGTCGTTATTGCTTCCGTCGGCACTTCCCCTATGCCGAAAACCAGGGCAATAAACGCAACTGGCAGGTCGCGCTGGACTATATCGCCGCCCATCCGGAGCTGGATGAGATTATTTTTTCCGGCGGTGACCCGCTGATGGCAAAAGATCATGAGCTGGACTGGCTGCTGACCCAGCTTGAAGCCATTCCGCACGTAAAGCGTCTGCGTATTCACAGCCGTTTACCGATTGTCATTCCGGCACGTGTCACTGGCGGCCTGGTGTCACGCCTGGAGCAGTCAAGATTGCAGGTGCTGCTGGTGAACCATATCAACCACGCGAACGAAATTGATGATGACTTTCGCGCGGCGATGGCGCGTCTGCGTAAAGCGGGCGTGACGCTGCTGAACCAGAGCGTGCTGCTGCGCGGCGTGAACGACAGCGCCCGCGTGCTGGCTGACCTGAGTAATGCCCTGTTTGATGCGGGCGTGATGCCCTATTACCTGCACGTGCTGGATCGCGTTCAGGGCGCGGCCCATTTCATGGTGACGGATGAAGAAGCCCGGCAGATTATGCGCGAACTGTTAACGCTGGTTTCAGGCTATATGGTGCCGAAGCTGGCACGCGAGATTGGCGGAGAGCCGAGCAAGACGCCGCTGGATTTGCAGCTGCGGCAGTGCTAG
- the ecnB gene encoding lipoprotein toxin entericidin B, with the protein MVKKTIAAIFSVLVLSSVLTACNTTRGVGQDISEGGSAISGAATKAQQ; encoded by the coding sequence ATGGTTAAGAAAACAATTGCAGCGATCTTTTCAGTCCTGGTACTTTCTTCAGTGTTAACGGCCTGTAATACCACGCGTGGCGTCGGTCAGGATATTTCTGAAGGTGGTAGCGCAATCTCTGGTGCGGCAACTAAAGCTCAGCAGTAA
- a CDS encoding lipocalin family protein, whose amino-acid sequence MRILPVIAAVTAAFLVVACSSPTPPPGVTVVTPFDAQRFLGTWYEIARLDHRFEQGLEKVTANYSPMDDGGIQVINRGYNPDRRMWQQSIGKAYFTGDPRRAALKVSFIGPFYGGYNVIALDREYRHALVCGPDRDYLWILSRTPTISSEMKQQMLDVATRQGFDVSKLIWVKQPH is encoded by the coding sequence ATGCGCATTCTGCCTGTTATCGCTGCGGTGACAGCCGCGTTTTTAGTGGTTGCCTGTAGTTCCCCTACCCCACCGCCAGGCGTTACCGTCGTCACGCCTTTTGATGCACAACGCTTCCTTGGAACATGGTATGAAATCGCGCGCCTCGACCATCGTTTTGAGCAGGGCTTAGAGAAGGTCACTGCGAATTACAGTCCGATGGACGATGGCGGTATTCAGGTGATCAACCGGGGCTATAATCCCGACCGGAGGATGTGGCAACAGTCGATTGGGAAAGCGTACTTCACGGGCGACCCGCGACGGGCCGCGCTCAAAGTCTCGTTCATTGGCCCGTTTTATGGCGGCTATAACGTGATCGCGCTCGACAGAGAGTACCGTCACGCGCTGGTCTGCGGACCGGATCGCGACTATCTGTGGATACTTTCCCGCACGCCAACTATTTCGTCAGAAATGAAACAGCAGATGCTGGACGTCGCGACCCGGCAAGGGTTTGATGTGTCAAAACTCATCTGGGTAAAACAACCCCATTAA
- a CDS encoding DUF4156 domain-containing protein — translation MRVKVCAGIVGAALLLAGCSSSNELSAAGQGVRFVEDKPGSECQLLGTATGEQSNWMSGQHGEEGGSMRGAANALRNQAAAMGGNVIYGVSSPTQSMLSSFVPTASQMNGQVYKCPN, via the coding sequence ATGCGCGTAAAAGTCTGTGCAGGGATTGTAGGGGCAGCATTGCTGCTGGCGGGTTGTAGCTCCAGCAATGAGCTGTCGGCAGCGGGCCAGGGCGTTCGCTTTGTGGAAGATAAGCCTGGCAGTGAATGCCAGCTGTTAGGCACGGCAACCGGTGAGCAAAGTAACTGGATGTCAGGTCAGCATGGCGAAGAAGGTGGCTCGATGCGCGGTGCGGCGAATGCCCTGCGTAACCAGGCTGCGGCTATGGGCGGTAACGTGATTTACGGCGTGAGCAGCCCAACGCAGAGTATGCTGTCCAGCTTCGTGCCGACCGCGAGCCAGATGAACGGCCAGGTCTACAAGTGCCCAAACTGA
- the sugE gene encoding quaternary ammonium compound efflux SMR transporter SugE produces MSWIILFIAGLLEVVWAIGLKYTHGFTRLTPSVITVTAMIVSIVLLSWAMRSLPVGTAYAVWTGIGAVGAAITGILLLGESASLARIASLALIVAGIIGLKLSTH; encoded by the coding sequence ATGTCCTGGATCATTCTTTTTATTGCTGGCCTGCTCGAAGTGGTATGGGCAATTGGTCTCAAGTACACCCACGGATTTACCCGCCTGACGCCCAGCGTCATAACCGTCACCGCGATGATCGTGAGTATTGTCCTGTTATCCTGGGCAATGCGCTCGCTGCCTGTAGGAACGGCTTATGCCGTCTGGACGGGCATTGGTGCGGTGGGGGCCGCCATCACCGGCATTCTGCTGCTGGGAGAGTCAGCGAGTCTGGCGCGTATCGCCAGCCTCGCCTTGATTGTGGCCGGGATCATTGGGCTGAAGCTCAGCACCCATTAA
- a CDS encoding helix-turn-helix transcriptional regulator — protein sequence MFKILLIDRCHFTRTGFEAWLNHSGLFPGHYVVTGLNNLFLAREYILQWKPTLVIADLYGFRQDIHHFQQLSSLLSASERLPFILLQSGEDSGMTDWLGQFPVWSSLLKNASLEEVATIINDALISRASADRPTAAAPLLTRQEEKVLTLWMDGASNQKIAAHLSINGKTVYTYKRNIRMKLHMDTRFSPFLSLQESES from the coding sequence ATGTTCAAAATTCTCTTGATTGACCGTTGTCACTTCACCCGCACGGGGTTTGAAGCATGGCTCAATCATTCCGGTTTGTTCCCGGGACACTACGTTGTGACCGGGTTAAATAATCTGTTCCTTGCCAGGGAGTACATTCTGCAATGGAAACCCACGCTGGTTATCGCCGATCTTTACGGCTTCAGGCAGGATATTCATCATTTTCAGCAGCTCTCGTCGTTGCTGAGCGCCAGTGAACGATTACCGTTTATTTTGCTGCAATCGGGAGAGGACAGCGGCATGACCGACTGGCTCGGACAGTTCCCGGTGTGGTCGTCGCTGTTGAAAAACGCCAGTCTCGAAGAAGTGGCAACGATTATCAACGACGCATTAATCTCGCGCGCCAGCGCTGACAGGCCAACGGCGGCTGCCCCCTTGCTGACCCGACAGGAAGAGAAAGTGCTGACATTGTGGATGGATGGCGCGAGCAATCAAAAAATTGCCGCTCACCTGAGTATCAACGGAAAAACGGTCTATACCTATAAACGCAATATCCGCATGAAACTGCATATGGATACGCGTTTTTCTCCGTTCTTATCCCTGCAGGAATCAGAAAGCTGA
- a CDS encoding cephalosporin-hydrolyzing class C beta-lactamase ACT-4 encodes MMTKSLCCALLLSTSCSVLAAPMSEKQLAEVVERTVTPLMKAQAIPGMAVAVIYQGQPHYFTFGKADVAANKPVTPQTLFELGSISKTFTGVLGGDAIARGEISLGDPVTKYWPELTGKQWQGIRMLDLATYTAGGLPLQVPDEVADNASLLRFYQNWQPQWKPGTTRLYANTSIGLFGALAVKPSGMSYEQAITTRVFKPLKLDHTWINVPKAEEAHYAWGYRDGKAVHVSPGMLDAEAYGVKTNVQDMASWVMVNMKPDSLQDNSLRQGIALAQSRYWRVGAMYQGLGWEMLNWPVDAKTVVEGSDNKVALAPLPAREVNPPAPPVNASWVHKTGSTGGFGSYVAFIPEKQLGIVMLANKSYPNPARVEAAYRILSAL; translated from the coding sequence ATGATGACTAAATCCCTTTGCTGCGCCCTGCTGCTCAGCACCTCCTGCTCGGTATTGGCTGCACCGATGTCAGAAAAACAGCTGGCTGAGGTGGTGGAACGGACCGTTACGCCGCTGATGAAAGCGCAGGCCATTCCGGGTATGGCGGTGGCGGTGATTTATCAGGGCCAGCCGCACTACTTTACCTTCGGTAAAGCCGATGTTGCGGCGAACAAACCTGTCACCCCACAAACCTTGTTCGAACTGGGTTCTATAAGTAAAACCTTTACCGGCGTACTGGGTGGCGATGCCATTGCTCGGGGTGAAATATCGCTGGGCGATCCGGTGACAAAATACTGGCCTGAGCTGACGGGCAAGCAGTGGCAGGGGATCCGCATGCTGGATCTGGCAACCTATACCGCAGGCGGTCTGCCGTTACAGGTACCGGATGAGGTCGCGGATAACGCCTCTCTGCTGCGCTTTTATCAAAACTGGCAGCCGCAGTGGAAGCCGGGTACCACGCGTCTTTACGCCAATACCAGCATCGGCCTTTTTGGCGCGCTGGCGGTCAAACCTTCCGGCATGAGCTATGAACAGGCCATAACGACGCGGGTCTTTAAGCCGCTCAAGCTGGACCATACGTGGATTAACGTTCCGAAAGCGGAAGAGGCGCATTACGCCTGGGGATACCGCGACGGTAAAGCGGTACACGTTTCGCCAGGCATGCTGGACGCTGAAGCCTATGGCGTAAAAACCAACGTGCAGGATATGGCAAGCTGGGTGATGGTCAACATGAAGCCGGACTCCCTTCAGGATAATTCACTCAGGCAAGGCATTGCCCTGGCGCAGTCTCGCTACTGGCGCGTAGGGGCCATGTATCAGGGGTTAGGCTGGGAAATGCTTAACTGGCCGGTCGATGCCAAAACCGTGGTTGAAGGTAGCGACAATAAGGTGGCACTGGCACCGCTGCCCGCAAGAGAAGTGAATCCTCCGGCGCCTCCGGTCAACGCGTCCTGGGTCCATAAAACAGGCTCTACCGGCGGGTTTGGCAGCTACGTGGCCTTTATTCCTGAAAAGCAGCTCGGCATTGTGATGCTGGCGAATAAAAGCTATCCCAACCCAGCACGCGTTGAGGCGGCTTACCGTATTTTGAGCGCGCTGTAG